Within the Deltaproteobacteria bacterium genome, the region CCGTCGATCGAGATCGCGATGAACGCGCAGCACTCCATGCGCCGACCCTCCACGAGATTAACCAAAAGGTTCATATCGCATTTTGGCCGATGTCGATCCCGCACATTGCAGATCTGAAAGGTCGATCGCCCGGGTTTCGGCAGGAAGTTCCGCGGTTTTTCGGGTCTAGCGCAAACGGCCTTGACGCTCGGTGTCTCAACTCCACACGCGTCGCTACGCAACGGTTGATCGCGAATTCATCGCCGCGGCGCGGCGGGGATCAATCTTGCGAGCACTGGTACGATTGAACCACTCCATGTCCTCCGCGCCGAACCTCCCGCCGCTCGACGAGTCCTGGGCTCCGCCCAGCGAGTTCCACGAGTACCGGCTCTCGAAGGCGCTCGGCCGCGGGCGCACCGGGCGCGTGTACCTGGCGCACGACACGCTGCTCGAGCGCGCGGTGGCGGTGAAGTTCATCCCCGCGGGCTCGCCCGACGCGATGGAGCGGCTGCTCAACGAGGCCCGCGCCGCCGCGCGCCTGCAGCACCCGAACGTGGTGACGCTCTATCGCGTAGGCCAGCTCGACGACTACGCGTACATCGTCACGGAGTACACCCGCGGCACCTCGCTGGATCGCCTGCCCAAGCCGCAGCCCTCGGAGCGGGTGCACCAGATCGCGATCGACCTCGCGCGGGGGCTCGCCGCCTCACACCGCGCGGGCGTGCTGCACCGCGATCTCAAGCCCGGCAACGCGGTGATGGCCGAGGACGGCACGGCCAAGCTGCTCGACTTCGGCCTCGCCAAGCTGGTGGAGCAGGCCAACCCGGCCCGCCCGCCCACGCCGGCGCCCATCGCGCGCCCGTCCACGCTCGAGCTCGCCTCGCTGACGTCGGTGTCGCGCGGCGATCTGGTGGGCACGCCGTACTACATGCCGCCCGAGGCGTGGCGCGGCGAGGAGCACACCGCGCGCAGCGATCTCTACTCGCTGGGCGCGCTGCTCTACGAGCTCTGCTCGGGCCGGGCGCCGTTCCGCCACGTGATGCTGCACGAGCTCCCGGACGTGGTGCAGACGCAGTCGCCGCCGCCGCTCGCGGAGCTCGCGCCCGGCATCGACTCCATGTTCGCCGCGGCCATCGAGCGCTGCCTCGAGCCAGATCCGCTGGAGCGCTTTCCCAACGCCGAGGCGCTCCTCGACGTGCTCGAGGCCGCGGCCACGCCTGCGGCGATCGACGTGCCCGAGGGCAACCCGTACCGCGGGCTGCGTCCGTTCGAGCCGGAGCACCGGGTCTTCTTCTTTGGCCGCTCGCGCGACCTGCGCGAGATCCGCGACCGCCTGCGCGGCGAGCCGTTCGTGCTGCTCGCGGGCGACTCGGGCGTGGGCAAGAGCTCGCTGGCCGCGGCCGGCCTGCTCCCGGAGATCGAGGCGGGCGCGCTGGGCACGGAGCGCACCTGGCGGGCCGCGCGGCTGGTGCCGGGCCGCTCGCCGCTCGCCGCCCTCGCCGACGCCACCGCGCACGCGCTGGGGTTGGACTCGGTGGAGCTGGAGAGCGCGCTCCGCCATGAGCCGGAGGGCTTCGCGCGAAGGCTGCGCGCGCGCCTGCGCAGCGAGCGCGGCCTGGTGATCTACATCGACCAGCTCGAGGAGCTCGTCACCCTCGCCGAGCCGGGTGATGCGGCGAAGTTCGCGCTGGCCATCGCGAGCCTCGCGGGCGGCGCGCCGGGCCTCAAGCTCCTGGCCACGAGCCGGAGCGACTTCCTCACCCGCCTGGCTGCCCTGCCCCGCATTGGCCCGCCGCTGGCGCGCGCCATTCACCTGGTGCGCCCGCTGGATCCCGAGGATCTGCGCGAGGCGGTGACGGGCCCCGCGCGCGTGAAGGGCGTGCGCTTCGAGAGCGACGCGCTCATCGACGAGCTGGTTCGCTCCGCAGGCGCCGCCGGTGGCGGGCTGCCGCTCCTGCAGTTCGCGCTCGCCGAGCTCTGGGAGCGCCGCGACGAGGCCAAGCAGCAAATCACCGCGTCGGCGCTCACGGCGCTGGGCGGGGTGGCCGGCGCGCTCGCCCTGCACGCCGACGAGGTCATCGACGCGCTGCTGCCGGATCAGCGCAAAGCCGCGCGCTCGTTGCTCCTGCGCCTGGTGACCGACGACGGCACCCGAGCCCGCCGCACCGGCGACGAGCTCACCGGCCGCGACGACCGGCACCGCGCCGCGCTCGAGGCGCTGGTGCGCGGGCGCCTGCTGGTGGCCCGCGACTCCGAAGCGGGCACCACCTACGAGGTCGCGCACGAGGCGCTCCTCGTGGGCTGGAGCCGGCTCGCCAGGTGGATCGCCGAGGATGCCGAGCACCGCAGCGTGCGCCGCCGCCTGGAGGCCGCCGCGCTGGAGTGGGAGCGCCTGGG harbors:
- a CDS encoding SUMF1/EgtB/PvdO family nonheme iron enzyme, translating into MSSAPNLPPLDESWAPPSEFHEYRLSKALGRGRTGRVYLAHDTLLERAVAVKFIPAGSPDAMERLLNEARAAARLQHPNVVTLYRVGQLDDYAYIVTEYTRGTSLDRLPKPQPSERVHQIAIDLARGLAASHRAGVLHRDLKPGNAVMAEDGTAKLLDFGLAKLVEQANPARPPTPAPIARPSTLELASLTSVSRGDLVGTPYYMPPEAWRGEEHTARSDLYSLGALLYELCSGRAPFRHVMLHELPDVVQTQSPPPLAELAPGIDSMFAAAIERCLEPDPLERFPNAEALLDVLEAAATPAAIDVPEGNPYRGLRPFEPEHRVFFFGRSRDLREIRDRLRGEPFVLLAGDSGVGKSSLAAAGLLPEIEAGALGTERTWRAARLVPGRSPLAALADATAHALGLDSVELESALRHEPEGFARRLRARLRSERGLVIYIDQLEELVTLAEPGDAAKFALAIASLAGGAPGLKLLATSRSDFLTRLAALPRIGPPLARAIHLVRPLDPEDLREAVTGPARVKGVRFESDALIDELVRSAGAAGGGLPLLQFALAELWERRDEAKQQITASALTALGGVAGALALHADEVIDALLPDQRKAARSLLLRLVTDDGTRARRTGDELTGRDDRHRAALEALVRGRLLVARDSEAGTTYEVAHEALLVGWSRLARWIAEDAEHRSVRRRLEAAALEWERLGMHPEALWGPQAVAEALALDHDSLPERERNFLHESQRGLARRRRLQIAVAGCVGLLVLAAGGVVELRARLDRKKRVDAELQLAAAALAKADADIAQENAARAEAFADFDHARGDDGEKAWARTLSERHLADSALAEAGEHLERAGALGADRADVNAALCEYMLRRAIRAEQQGREDLRDLFAQRLAGLDTDGHFLKLFQTPSVLTVSAEGSAHIRIARYEPGTDDRLVEKPLPLGITPGRPLELPPGSYVLVREGPRPTRLPVLLERGVHREVELPEAPETPSGFVYVPAGRFQFGTAGDENVRQLMETVPAHEVLSPAFFIGRTEVTWRDYLAYLDDLSGPERLARMPHLAASNAGAAFGVRKVDGTWELTLQPGTVVMHARAGELLHYPGRKLRADVDWLNLPAVGVSYDDAEAFAAWLSRTNRVPGAHVCTEQEWERAARGADLREFSEGPRLGPDDANYDVTYGRDPQGVGPDEAGAHPVSMSPFGVMDLTGNVWEWTRSVLEPGKVLLRGGSYFHDVTTCRATNRNPVDHAYRNMTVGMRLCSSSPR